In Anaerolineae bacterium, the genomic stretch AGGCCCACCCAGCGCCACAAACGGCGGCGATGGCGCGCACGAAAACCCAGCGCCTCGTAAAGCGCCACGGCGCCCCGATTGTCCACATCCACCTGGAGCCAGACCTGGGTGACGCGACGCTGGCGGACGTGCTCCAGGGCCCGGCGCACCAGTTGGCGGGCGATGCCCTGGCGCCTGCGGGCCGGATGCACGGCCACATTGGCGATGAGATACACCCGGCGCCGGCCGCGTCCCATGGGGATCAGGCTGAGGTTGCCCACGATGCGGCCTTCTTCTTCCCACACATAGCCGCTCAAAGGCATCCCTCGGATTTCGCCCTGGCGCGCCGCCCAGCGCAGAAAACGCCGATCCCGGGCGGCCTGCCGCATGTGGCGGATCAGGCTATGGCCTTCGGCGTCCAGGCGTTCCCCAAAGGCCAGGGCGATGAGGTCCGCCACAGCCAGCAAATCGCGTTGCACATCCAGGGGCCGCAGGCGTCCCGTGGGAACAAAGCCTTGGGTTGTCAAAGTATCCCTCGCAGCGACAAGATTGCACACCGACGCATAAACATTGTCAAGCGATAATTGAAAAACCTTTTTTACCGATCTTGTCTTTGCCTTTCCTCATGTTTTGTTTTGCATTCCAAACTTACTTCCGATAAAAATCGGCCGGAATCTCCCCCCAGACGCGGGTATCCCACTTGAGCACCGGGTTGTGCCGGGGGTGTTCGGCCAGCCAGCGCTCGGCACGGGCGATGAGGTCGAACACCGCCTCGGCTTCAGGCGTGCGGGGCAGCCGGGTGCGGCAACGGCCCTGCTTCACCCAGCGGATGGCCGTCCGCGAGTCGGAATACACCGGCCAGCCCAGGCCTTGCTGATGCAGCCAGGCCAGGGCGTGCACGATGGCCAGGAACTCGCCGATGTTCACCGTACCCACAGGATAAGGGCCGCGCTGAAAGAGCATCTCGCTCGTGTCCAGGCGCAGGCCGCGATACGCCATCGGCCCGCGGGGGCCCGAAGCGGCGGCGTCCACCACCACGCTGGGCACCTGGGGCGGATGCGGGGCCGTGCGCCAGCGCCCCAAGGTGGCCGGTTTCCCTGCGTGGGCTGCGTAGCCCGCCTGCAAGGCCCGCTCGGCCTCCTCCCGCGTGGGGAAGGCCTTGAACTGCGCGCCGGGGTAGCCCTCCACCAAGGGGCGCACCTCCTCCCAGGAGGAGAACACCCCCGTGCGGCGCCCTTTCCACACCACATACCATTTTGTATCCATAGGCTCATTATACTCGCCTCGGCGGTGGTTGCCCGGTTTCCAAACCATGCGCCACCTGGACAAAACCTCCCCTTCATGGCACAATCAAACGCAGCAGGACGACGAGCACTTTAGTACCTGTCGGAAAAAACCGTACAGGTGTGTCACTGCGAGGCGGCGCAGCCGCCGAAACAGTCTCCCACCCCCCATCAGGAGGGGATTGCTTCACCTCCTCGGGGCTCGCAATGACATCAACCGTGATCTTCCAGATAGGCTCTTATGCTGAGGGGCGCTCATGATTCCGCTCAAACTGCAACTGGAAGGCTTCCTGTCCTACCGGGAACCGGTGGAAATCGATTTCACCCCCATCACCTTGGCTTGCATCAGCGGGCCCAACGGGGCGGGCAAGTCCAGCCTGCTGGACGCCATCACCTGGGCGCTGTTCGGCCAGGCTCGCCGGCGCGACGATGCGCTCATCAACACAGCCAGCGATATGGCGCAGGTGGCCCTGGAATTTGAGTACGAGGGCCATCGCTACCGGGTGCGGCGGGTCAAACCCCGGGGGAAAAGCACCCTGCTGGAATTCGCCATCCTGCAAGAGAACGGCTCCTGGAAATCCCTGGCCGAGCGCAAGATGCGCCTGACCCAGGCGCGCATCGAGCAGGAGTTGCGCATCAACTACGACACCTTCGTCAACGCCTCGTACTTCTTGCAGAATCGGGCCGACAACTTCGCTCGTTTGCGGCCCGCCGAGCGCAAGGAGGTGCTGGCGCAGATCCTGGGCCTCACCGAATGGGACGCCTACCGCGAGGCCGCCCGCGCCCGTCGGCGCGAGGTCGAGGAAGAACTGCAGCACCTGGAAGGCCGCCTGGCCGAAGTGGCCGCCGAAATCGCCCATGAGGACGAATACCGGCGAGAGCAGGCCGACCTGGAGCGCCAACTGACTCATGCCACGGCCCAGCGCGAGGCCCAGGAAAAGGCGCTGCAAGCCGCCCAGCAGCAGCAAGCCGCCCTGGAAGCCCAACGCCGCCTGGTGGCCCAACTGCAGCAGCAATGGGAAACCCACCAGGCCACCCTGAACCGGCTGCAGGAGCGCCTGAACGCCCGCCAGGCCGAGCGGGAGCGCTGGGCGCACCTGCTGGAACGCGCCCAGGAGATTCGGGAGCAACACCAACGCTGGCGCGAGGTTCGCGCTCAACTGGACGAATGGGAAACCAGGGCCGCCCAGTACGCCACCAAGCGGCAGGCCCTGGAAGGCCACCGCCAGACCATCGCCCAGGCCCGCGCCCGGCTGGAACAGGAGCGCGAGACCCTGCTGGCCCGCCGGGCGGAAATCCAGGCCCTGGAAGAGCAGCGCCACGCCTGGCAGGCCGAGGCCAAAGCCCTGGACACCCGGCATAAGGAACTCCTGGCCCAACTGGCCCACCGCGAGGAACTGAAGGCCCAACAGCAGGCCCTCCAGGAGCGCCTGGCCCACCTTCAGGCCGAGTTGGCGCGCATTGAGGGCGAAGGCAAAGAGCACCGCCAGCGTAAAGAGCAACTGGAAAGCCTGGTGCCTGAGGCGTCCCACTGCCCTTTGTGCGGCCAGCCCCTGACCCCCGACCACCGCGAGCAGATGCTGGCCGAA encodes the following:
- a CDS encoding GNAT family N-acetyltransferase encodes the protein MTTQGFVPTGRLRPLDVQRDLLAVADLIALAFGERLDAEGHSLIRHMRQAARDRRFLRWAARQGEIRGMPLSGYVWEEEGRIVGNLSLIPMGRGRRRVYLIANVAVHPARRRQGIARQLVRRALEHVRQRRVTQVWLQVDVDNRGAVALYEALGFRARHRRRLWRWVGL
- a CDS encoding ribonuclease H, which encodes MDTKWYVVWKGRRTGVFSSWEEVRPLVEGYPGAQFKAFPTREEAERALQAGYAAHAGKPATLGRWRTAPHPPQVPSVVVDAAASGPRGPMAYRGLRLDTSEMLFQRGPYPVGTVNIGEFLAIVHALAWLHQQGLGWPVYSDSRTAIRWVKQGRCRTRLPRTPEAEAVFDLIARAERWLAEHPRHNPVLKWDTRVWGEIPADFYRK
- a CDS encoding SMC family ATPase; this encodes MIPLKLQLEGFLSYREPVEIDFTPITLACISGPNGAGKSSLLDAITWALFGQARRRDDALINTASDMAQVALEFEYEGHRYRVRRVKPRGKSTLLEFAILQENGSWKSLAERKMRLTQARIEQELRINYDTFVNASYFLQNRADNFARLRPAERKEVLAQILGLTEWDAYREAARARRREVEEELQHLEGRLAEVAAEIAHEDEYRREQADLERQLTHATAQREAQEKALQAAQQQQAALEAQRRLVAQLQQQWETHQATLNRLQERLNARQAERERWAHLLERAQEIREQHQRWREVRAQLDEWETRAAQYATKRQALEGHRQTIAQARARLEQERETLLARRAEIQALEEQRHAWQAEAKALDTRHKELLAQLAHREELKAQQQALQERLAHLQAELARIEGEGKEHRQRKEQLESLVPEASHCPLCGQPLTPDHREQMLAELDAALEGLRQRFVALKAEYQERLQEARQVEQNLRDLAQVEAQERTLAAQRERLQAQMAQAEATVAQWAAQGAPRLREVERLLEQEAYAQEARQALQALEEELRALGYDAQAHEQLRQEEQRLRQAGEELRQLEQAQARLETLERELADLQRDLTRQQEQTTQAQAAYQEAAQRLTEAEASLPDLHALEDDLTRQQIEENRLREAVAAARQRVATIERLKETRRTLEAQRSELARRIEEYKLLEQAFGRDGVPALLIEQILPHIEEEANALLDRLTDGALQVRFVTQRPYKDKRREDLKETLDIQISDRYGVRDYEMYSGGEAFRVNFAIRVALAKVLARRAGARLQTLVIDEGFGSQDAQGRQRLLEAIHTIRSDFAKILVITHIEELKEAFPYRIEVEKTPNGSRVRVVTQ